The following coding sequences lie in one Labrus bergylta chromosome 13, fLabBer1.1, whole genome shotgun sequence genomic window:
- the lrrfip1a gene encoding myb-like protein X isoform X7: MGTQGTGRKRSTKKERSTAEDDALNLIAREAEARLAAKRAARAEAREIRMKELERQQKEIFQVQKKYYGLNTKVDDRSDSKWGDIEQWMEESERYSRSSVTQTLSDEDERMSVGSRGSVRSDLDAVGAFAGGGSSSNLSKKSKKKKKHKHKDKDRNGYDDDYSVISSRSSRLSDESRVSRSSRLDLTSSRLSDDSRLTRGSRLDLQPSSLYEDSLCSGSRRVAGSTSHPVEYSSYRSSGSRVSSRANSARTSPVDNCGSVASFLRSAASSSGLPRDLDDVTIPDFSDVSRFAPEGRRGSRDVEDRDYLEKGSRAASALTAGTLTSLGGSSSRRGSGETAITVDAETSLREIKEIHELKDQIQDVETKYTQNLKEVKDTLAEVEEKYRKAMVSNAQLDNEKNNLMYQVDTLKDSLMELEELLSESRRGYDEKVKDFEREKHAHSVLQFQFNEMKETLKQSEELLNEIRQLRMKQEGFVREISDLQETVEWKDKKIGALERQKEYTDAIRIERDELREEVVTLKDILKKHGIVLGPDLNINGDIGETQVDGSPSEDPSSPSAQDSQTPAEGNSMLGNTKETQLRTRGDEDVDLEQHQDMFEEVKVNPLGSDTVCNTAQESVCSKRDIKVKESKTAVVGDMAKTSNQVTDNTQDKQKNNVEECNLTNTESCPQQKITQDVTKENCPDESVPSLPNSEPQQEQDDTKKVDNDEEEEMPSQAQGAAASGKKKKKKRKGKKKVGNNEDNNQPKEKGKTEKGMQPATKDNGPINARFCCWPVTETLKELKGNQVKNKQDKQKQKDVAGGVQVVKPVEAVHSNDISKESQMDPVTDEHCKEQTLETEKLKEVEALASCGSIEAPQGNEQDSLETETTKTVPVTATTETFPHADILKETEADSGKESETDPEKESETDPEKNEQGEEQKLEEKVEEMRSRTSPVPESNLSTPDTGEISSDAEITEDDAKDCTSSVENSEMLNVTETENIEEVKEIDTGETIEARADHDTDEKNKDQNLDSEMVNPVEAVAAIETFSHEEYPSKESRRDSIKDEDDMEQALETSEVEEESTFNPGSETSFSTSDLEDSINAESIEYPAKRCTSSEGNSDIEISTNSSVIHTESEAVDSAESEVGSINEIKSETNDEENGEGDAHVPGHSDAAPDESESTNSPDSGSMVYSTSTDGLYDGLYDGQQSLSESEQPSELLSETADMDSCSDNTPIDISERDSEDETQTVVEYEGPETEGESPPPTLDAGHSELVPDRTEEEELNGDLREAEGLVEPDSSPNDKINDASDTEESPLEAVVQSEGLDEEQNKTSEFAELTDESHAELSSATEEINTIDMLDSPDSPKEGTEISSSIKQDHNTEESVVEEDPERTDIDDDQQSETPFCPLMEQRHEPLKDKSEDYQRSEVSSELTLLDSDDEGDVDEEGQSFDFDELEMEDAVAMNLSEDPKQIAIVEGVEILSKESHKGSLDLSQSNIDLMENTDPGEGGHRVDKRHEESDAVSQDTQNSWVHGDASSENLVEEQVNILEEVGVTEEPRRVTEKGKVLKVGVVSEKLNQATSLPLEEGLDAVQHELKEEDSVSLKSWDLVSSNTESVQTGRNSRKGSKKGKGKGKEDCKMS; encoded by the exons AGGAACGGCTATGATGATGATTACAGTGTCATATCCAGCAGG agCTCGAGGCTCAGCGATGAGAGCAGAGTGTCTCGCTCCTCCAGACTAGACCTCACG AGCTCCAGACTAAGTGATGACAGTCGGCTGACTCGTGGCTCCAGATTAGACCTGCAGCCG AGCTCCTTATACGAGGACAGTCTCTGCAGCGGGTCACGGCGAGTTGCTGGCTCCACCTCCCAT ccTGTAGAGTACTCTAGTTATCGCAGCTCCGGTTCCAGAGTCTCCTCCAGGGCCAATTCGGCCCGCACAAGTCCAGTG GACAACTGCGGCTCTGTTGCCAGTTTTTTGAGGAGTGCGGCCAGTAGCAGTGGCCTCCCCAGGGACCTGGACGATGTTACTATTCCTGACTTTTCTGACGTGAGTCGCTTTGCACCCGAAGGACGGCGAGGAAGTCGTGAT GTGGAGGACAGAGATTATCTGGAGAAG GGATCTCGAGCAGCTTCTGCCTTAACTGCAGGGACCCTCACCTCGTTAGGCGGATCGTCCTCGCGGAGAGGCAGCGGGGAGACGGCCATTACTGTCGATGCAGAGACGTCTTTACGAGAAATCAAG gAGATTCATGAACTGAAGGATCAGATACAGGATGTGGAAACCAAGTACACGCAGAACCTTAAAGAAGTCAAG GACACGTTAGCAGAAGTGGAGGAGAAGTACCGTAAGGCTATGGTATCTAATGCCCAGCTGGATAATGAGAAAAACAACCTGATGTACCAGGTGGACACGCTCAAGGACTCACTCATGGAGCTCGAGGAACTGCTTTCAGAGTCACGCCGGGGATATGATGAAAAAGTCAAG GACTTTGAGCGAGAGAAACATGCCCACTCTGTGCTTCAGTTCCagttcaatgaaatgaaagagaCCCTAAAACAGAGTGAAGAGTTGCTAAAC GAGATCCGTCAGCTGCGTATGAAACAGGAGGGTTTTGTTAGAGAAATATCTGACCTGCAGGAGACCGTGGAATGGAAGGATAAAAAAATTGGG GCCTTAGAGCGACAGAAAGAGTACACAGACGCAATCCGCATCGAGCGAGATGAGCTCAGAGAAGAGGTGGTCACGctgaaagacattttaaag AAACATGGAATAGTATTGGGACCTGATCTAAACATAAATGGTGACATCGGTGAGACACAAGTCGATGGCTCCCCCAGTGAAGATCCCTCTTCCCCATCGGCTCAGGATTCACAGACACCGGCGGAGGGGAACAGCATGCTTG GCAACACAAAGGAGACTCAGTTGAGAACTAGAGGAGATGAAGATGTGGATCTGGAGCAGCATCAAGACATGTTTGAAGAAGTGAAAGTGAATCCTTTGGGCTCCGATACAGTCTGTAATACTGCTCAAGAAAGTGTCTGCAGCAAGAGAGACATAAAAGTCAAAGAATCTAAAACAGCAGTGGTTGGAGATATGGCAAAGACAAGTAACCAAGTGACAGACAACACTCAAGATaagcaaaaaaacaatgttgagGAATGCAATTTGACTAATACAGAATCGTGTCCTCAGCAAAAAATCACACAAgatgttacaaaagaaaattgTCCCGATGAGTCCGTCCCATCTCTACCAAACTCTGAACCTCAACAAGAGCAGGATGACACCAAGAAGGTTGataatgatgaagaagaggaaatgcCAAGTCAGGCTCAGGGCGCTGCTGCttcaggaaagaaaaagaaaaagaagaggaaaggcaaaaaaaaagttggaaacaATGAGGATAACAACCAACCAAAGGAAAAgggcaaaacagaaaaaggaatgCAACCGGCTACAAAAGATAATGGACCAATCAATGCCAGGTTCTGCTGTTGGCCCGTCACTGAAACCCTCAAGGAATTAAAGGGGAATCAAGTGAAGAATAAGCAGGACaagcaaaaacagaaagatgTAGCTGGAGGAGTACAAGTGGTAAAACCCGTTGAAGCCGTACACAGTAATGACATTTCAAAAGAATCCCAAATGGATCCAGTTACAGATGAACACTGCAAGGAACAAACTTTGGAaacagaaaagttgaaagaagTCGAAGCATTGGCGTCTTGTGGATCCATTGAAGCCCCACAGGGGAACGAGCAAGACAGCTTGGaaactgaaacaacaaaaacagtacCGGTTACAGCAACCACTGAGACCTTTCCTCATGCTGATATTCTTAAGGAAACTGAAGCAGACTCTGGAAAGGAATCTGAAACAGACCCAGAAAAAGAATCTGAAACAGATCCCGAAAAGAATGAGCAAGGTGAGGAACAGAAATTGGAAGAGAAGGTGGAAGAAATGCGATCTAGAACAAGCCCTGTTCCAGAAAGCAATCTCAGTACTCCTGATACAGGGGAAATCTCCAGTGATGCTGAAATCACTGAGGATGATGCCAAGGATTGTACTTCCAGTGTAGAAAACAGTGAAATGCTAAATGttacagaaacagagaacatAGAAGAAGTGAAAGAAATTGATACTGGTGAAACCATTGAAGCTAGAGCGGATCATGATACAGATGAAAAGAACAAGGATCAAAATTTGGACTCTGAAATGGTAAACCCAGTAGAGGCAGTGGCAGCCATTGAAACCTTCTCTCATGAAGAATATCCATCTAAGGAATCCAGAAGAGATTCAATCAAGGATGAAGATGACATGGAACAAGCTTTGGAAACATCCGAAGTAGAAGAAGAATCTACATTTAATCCGGGGTCAGAAACCAGTTTCAGTACGTCTGATCTTGAAGACTCCATAAACGCAGAGAGCATTGAGTATCCTGCCAAGAGGTGTACTTCAAGCGAAGGCAACAGTGATATAGAGATCTCCACTAACAGCAGCGTCATCCACACCGAGTCCGAAGCTGTTGACAGTGCAGAGAGTGAAGTGGGTTCTATCAATGAAATCAAATCTGAAACAAACGATGAGGAAAACGGTGAAGGTGACGCCCATGTCCCAGGCCACAGTGACGCTGCTCCTGATGAATCTGAATCCACCAACAGTCCTGATAGTGGTTCCATGGTGTACTCGACCTCCACCGATGGCCTTTACGATGGTCTGTACGATGGTCAACAAAGCTTGTCTGAGTCAGAGCAGCCTTCAGAGCTGCTATCAGAGACTGCAGACATGGACTCGTGCAGTGACAACACTCCCATCGATATTTCTGAAAGAGATTCTGAGGATGAAACTCAGACGGTCGTGGAGTACGAGGGCCCAGAGACTGAAGGAGAATCTCCTCCTCCCACTCTTGATGCTGGTCATTCAGAGCTAGTACCAGACaggacagaagaggaggagctgaatGGAGACTTACGAGAAGCTGAGGGTTTAGTTGAACCAGACAGCTCTCCAAATGACAAAATCAATGATGCATCAGACACTGAAGAGAGTCCTTTGGAAGCTGTAGTTCAGTCCGAAGGTTTAGATGAAGAACAAAACAAGACGTCAGAGTTTGCAGAGCTGACTGATGAATCACACGCTGAACTGTCTTCTGCAACAGAAGAGATCAACACGATTGACATGTTGGATTCACCAGATTCTCCAAAAGAAGGTACTGAAATCAGTTCCTCTATCAAACAGGACCACAATACCGAAGAGTCCGTCGTTGAAGAAGATCCAGAACGTACAGACATTGATGACGATCAACAAAGTGAGACGCCCTTCTGCCCTCTGATGGAGCAACGGCATGAACCCCTGAAAGACAAGTCTGAGGATTATCAGAGGTCCGAGGTATCATCTGAACTCACACTGCTGGACAGTGATGACGAGGGTGATGTAGACGAAGAAGGACAGTCTTTTGATTTTGATGAATTAGAGATGGAAGACGCTGTCGCAATGAATCTGTCGGAAGATCCCAAACAGATAGCAATAGTAGAGGGCGTTGAAATCTTGTCAAAGGAAAGCCACAAGGGAAGTTTAGATCTGTCCCAAAGCAATATTGATTTAATGGAAAATACTGATCCAGGTGAGGGAGGTCACCGAGTAGATAAGCGACATGAAGAGTCGGACGCTGTAAGTCAAGACACCCAAAACTCTTGGGTTCACGGGGATGCTTCCTCTGAAAATCTGGTAGAGGAGCAGGTGAACATTCTGGAAGAAGTAGGCGTGACAGAGGAGCCCAGGCGTGTTACAGAGAAAGGAAAGGTATTAAAAGTTGGCGTTGTTTCAGAGAAACTTAACCAGGCCACGTCTCTACCTTTAGAGGAAGGATTAGATGCTGTTCAGCATGAGTTAAAGGAAGAAGATTCAGTTTCACTCAAGAGTTGGGACCTAGTGTCAAGCAACACAGAGTCAGTGCAGACAGGCAGAAATTCAAGGAAGGGCAGCAAGAAAGGCAAAGGCAAGGGCAAAGAGGACTGTAAGATGTCATAG